From Antennarius striatus isolate MH-2024 chromosome 9, ASM4005453v1, whole genome shotgun sequence, one genomic window encodes:
- the LOC137601582 gene encoding uncharacterized protein isoform X1, whose translation MLLQVIFMALLPVLEPQEIRMLPEVDGYLRHDVTLPCQFIPGPLGDKIVQLQWMFKSLKGEEIRIIVFSSENGVNILETYLKQRLKLDNQSLTITEVEKKDAGLYTCNIAAFPSGSLVGTTNLVVYEEKPLSPGIVSAVVISVLLLLVMAAITYYLIFIRRFSVRHHVCIDTRSPDMDVNRPPVDTREDVVYSDVKPKPSRDAVPSTGKHTDTARPDDITYSAVAILRPQKT comes from the exons ATGCTGCTGCAGGTGATATTCATGGCATTACTCCCAG TTCTCGAGCCTCAAGAAATCCGAATGTTGCCTGAAGTGGATGGATACCTCAGGCATGATGTTACCCTGCCATGCCAGTTCATCCCAGGACCACTAGGAGACAAGATTGTTCAGCTTCAGTGGATGTTCAAGTCACTAAAGGGAGAAGAAATACGAATTATTGTTTTCAGCTCTGAAAATGGAGTAAATATTCTGGAAACATATCTGAAACAGAGATTGAAGTTAGACAACCAATCTTTGACAATTACAGAAGTTGAAAAGAAAGATGCAGGGTTGTACACCTGCAACATTGCGGCCTTTCCTAGTGGTTCACTTGTAGGAACCACCAACCTCGTTGTTTATG AAGAGAAGCCTTTGTCACCAGGAATTGTTTCTGCTGTAGTGATTTCTGTCTTATTGCTGTTAGTGATGGCGGCCATTACTTATTACCTCATCTTTATCAGAAG ATTTTCGGTCAGGCACCATGTCTGCATAG ATACAAGAAGTCCAGATATGGATGTGAACAGGCCACCTGTTGATACAAGAGAG GATGTGGTCTACTCTGACGTCAAGCCCAAACCATCCAGAGATGCTGTACCAtccacaggcaaacacacagacactgcacgccctgatgacatcacatacAGCGCGGTGGCAATTTTAAGGCCACAAAAGACATGA
- the LOC137601582 gene encoding nectin-1-like isoform X2, with the protein MLLQVIFMALLPVLEPQEIRMLPEVDGYLRHDVTLPCQFIPGPLGDKIVQLQWMFKSLKGEEIRIIVFSSENGVNILETYLKQRLKLDNQSLTITEVEKKDAGLYTCNIAAFPSGSLVGTTNLVVYVMAAITYYLIFIRRFSVRHHVCIDTRSPDMDVNRPPVDTREDVVYSDVKPKPSRDAVPSTGKHTDTARPDDITYSAVAILRPQKT; encoded by the exons ATGCTGCTGCAGGTGATATTCATGGCATTACTCCCAG TTCTCGAGCCTCAAGAAATCCGAATGTTGCCTGAAGTGGATGGATACCTCAGGCATGATGTTACCCTGCCATGCCAGTTCATCCCAGGACCACTAGGAGACAAGATTGTTCAGCTTCAGTGGATGTTCAAGTCACTAAAGGGAGAAGAAATACGAATTATTGTTTTCAGCTCTGAAAATGGAGTAAATATTCTGGAAACATATCTGAAACAGAGATTGAAGTTAGACAACCAATCTTTGACAATTACAGAAGTTGAAAAGAAAGATGCAGGGTTGTACACCTGCAACATTGCGGCCTTTCCTAGTGGTTCACTTGTAGGAACCACCAACCTCGTTGTTTATG TGATGGCGGCCATTACTTATTACCTCATCTTTATCAGAAG ATTTTCGGTCAGGCACCATGTCTGCATAG ATACAAGAAGTCCAGATATGGATGTGAACAGGCCACCTGTTGATACAAGAGAG GATGTGGTCTACTCTGACGTCAAGCCCAAACCATCCAGAGATGCTGTACCAtccacaggcaaacacacagacactgcacgccctgatgacatcacatacAGCGCGGTGGCAATTTTAAGGCCACAAAAGACATGA